A genomic window from Triticum urartu cultivar G1812 chromosome 7, Tu2.1, whole genome shotgun sequence includes:
- the LOC125520958 gene encoding GEM-like protein 1, which produces MQPAAAEMQPPVGSPTAAPQSEVQHPLSTPDPSSPPAPAPAPDPAPAPEAADPPSSAPALAPVQLQPQQHPKTVTWSEKLTSESPTYVPAAAAAESSQYVSRGPAASSSKGAVEAMKDTLSRWGKSMAETTSMVESLSRDTWQHFKTGPSFTEAAMGRLAQGTKVLAEGGYEKIFKQTFEILPDEQLKMSYACYLSTSAGPVMGVMYISTAKIAFCSDNPLSYKAGNKTEWSYYKVVIPLHQLRTANPSVSKVNPAEKYIQVVSVEGHEFWFMGFLMYDKAVSSLQEALDGARELQP; this is translated from the exons ATGCAGCCGGCCGCCGCCGAGATGCAGCCGCCCGTCGGCTCCCCCACCGCCGCTCCCCAATCCGAGGTCCAGCACCCGCTGTCTACCCCTGATCCTTCCTCTCCTCCCGCTCCCGCACCGGCGCCGGACCCGGCCCCGGCCCCCGAGGCGGCTGATCCGCCCTCGTCCGCGCCCGCCCTGGCGCCGGTGCAGCTGCAGCCGCAGCAGCATCCCAAGACCGTCACGTGGAGCGAGAAGCTCACGTCCGAGTCGCCCACCTACgtgccggccgccgccgccgcggagTCCAGCCAGTACGTCTCCCGCgggcccgccgcctcctcctccaagG GCGCGGTGGAGGCGATGAAGGACACGCTGTCGAGGTGGGGGAAGTCCATGGCGGAGACCACCAGCATGGTCGAGAGCCTCAGCCGCGACACGTGGCAGCACT TCAAGACAGGGCCTAGTTTTACTGAGGCTGCTATGGGACGGCTTGCTCAAGGAACAAAGGTCTTAGCGGAAGGTGGCTATGAAAAAATATTTAAACAGACGTTCGAGATTCTGCCGGATGAGCAGCTGAAAATGTCCTACGCGTGCTATCTATCAACATCTGCTGGTCCTGTCATGGGAGTTATGTACATTTCTACAGCTAAAATTGCATTCTGCAGTGACAATCCTCTTTCTTACAAGGCGGGAAATAAAACAGAATGGAGTTACTACAAG GTGGTCATTCCTCTTCATCAGCTAAGAACAGCCAATCCTTCAGTGAGCAAAGTAAATCCTGCAGAAAAGTACATTCAGGTTGTCTCGGTTGAAGGGCATGAGTTCTGGTTCATGGGTTTCCTGATGTACGACAAGGCCGTGTCCAGCCTGCAAGAAGCCCTTGACGGTGCTCGTGAGTTGCAACCATAG